The proteins below are encoded in one region of Methylobacillus flagellatus KT:
- a CDS encoding arsenic transporter gives MIAALLIFLATIALVIWQPRGLGIGWSATLGAVVALLSGVVHFGDIPVVWQIVWNATAAFIAIIIISLLLDEAGFFEWAALHVARWGGGKGRLLFALIILLGAAVAALFANDGAALILTPIVMAMLLALGFSPAATLAFVMAAGFIADAASLPLVVSNLVNIVSADFFNIGFNDYAAVMVPVNIVAIIASLAVLSIYFRRSIPARYDVNQLKQPKEAIRDVATFRFGWVVLALLLVGFFGLEPLGVPVSAVAAAGALLLLVVAARGHVISTRKVIREAPWQIVVFSLGMYLVVYGLRNQGLTEHIARLLDYSAQGGVWGAAFGTGFLTALLSSAMNNMPTVLVGALSIDATSATGVVKDAMIYANVIGSDLGPKITPIGSLATLLWLHVLARKGMTITWGYYFKVGIVLTVPVLAATLAALALRLSLT, from the coding sequence GTGATTGCTGCCCTATTGATTTTTCTTGCCACTATCGCCTTGGTGATCTGGCAGCCGCGCGGGCTGGGCATTGGCTGGAGTGCGACGCTTGGCGCTGTCGTGGCGTTACTGTCCGGTGTCGTTCACTTCGGTGACATTCCTGTCGTCTGGCAGATCGTCTGGAACGCCACAGCCGCATTCATTGCCATCATCATCATTAGCCTGTTACTCGATGAGGCCGGGTTTTTCGAATGGGCAGCCTTGCACGTCGCACGCTGGGGCGGAGGGAAAGGACGTCTGCTGTTTGCGCTGATCATCCTGCTGGGTGCAGCCGTCGCCGCGCTTTTCGCCAACGATGGCGCAGCACTGATTCTCACGCCAATCGTCATGGCCATGTTGTTGGCACTGGGGTTCAGTCCGGCGGCAACGCTCGCCTTCGTCATGGCGGCCGGTTTCATCGCAGATGCCGCCAGCTTGCCGCTTGTCGTATCCAACCTGGTTAACATCGTCTCTGCCGACTTTTTCAATATCGGGTTCAATGACTACGCTGCGGTGATGGTTCCAGTGAATATTGTCGCCATCATTGCCTCTCTGGCCGTGCTGTCGATCTATTTCCGCCGCAGCATCCCCGCACGCTACGACGTGAATCAATTGAAACAGCCGAAAGAGGCCATTCGCGATGTGGCTACGTTTCGTTTCGGCTGGGTGGTTCTGGCCCTGCTGCTGGTCGGATTCTTCGGCCTTGAGCCGCTAGGCGTGCCGGTTAGCGCCGTGGCTGCCGCAGGCGCCCTGCTGTTGCTCGTAGTCGCTGCGCGCGGGCATGTCATCAGCACCCGCAAAGTGATCCGTGAAGCGCCTTGGCAAATCGTCGTTTTCTCGCTGGGAATGTATCTCGTGGTCTATGGGTTGCGTAACCAAGGACTGACGGAGCATATCGCAAGGCTGCTGGATTACTCCGCACAAGGCGGCGTATGGGGTGCCGCCTTTGGAACTGGCTTCCTCACAGCGCTCCTGTCCTCGGCCATGAACAACATGCCTACGGTACTGGTGGGCGCCCTATCCATTGATGCCACGAGCGCAACGGGCGTGGTGAAGGACGCGATGATCTACGCCAATGTGATTGGTAGTGACCTGGGGCCGAAGATCACCCCCATCGGCTCGCTGGCGACGCTGCTTTGGTTGCATGTGCTGGCGCGCAAGGGAATGACAATCACATGGGGATATTACTTCAAGGTGGGCATTGTGCTAACCGTCCCCGTACTCGCGGCGACCCTGGCAGCGCTGGCACTGCGCCTGAGTCTCACTTGA
- a CDS encoding CBS domain-containing protein: MTPDPVTVQPETPVDDIARLLLAHRINGPVIEGAGRLIGVVTAEDLIHRGADERLEPRESVWKENFWVSFLGPKGTQRDKAGGRTAAEVMTTEVHSVAAAMHPSVAARLMVDHHLTSLPVVEDGKVIGVISRIDLLSLLKELENPLKREN; the protein is encoded by the coding sequence ATGACGCCCGATCCGGTAACCGTTCAACCTGAGACACCGGTTGACGACATTGCGAGGCTGCTGCTTGCCCATCGTATCAATGGTCCAGTGATCGAAGGCGCTGGTCGGCTGATCGGCGTTGTGACTGCGGAGGACTTGATTCACCGGGGCGCGGACGAACGGCTCGAACCCCGTGAATCGGTCTGGAAGGAGAACTTCTGGGTTTCCTTTCTTGGCCCAAAAGGGACGCAGCGCGACAAGGCCGGGGGGCGTACTGCCGCAGAGGTAATGACCACGGAAGTGCATAGCGTCGCGGCGGCCATGCATCCCTCCGTTGCAGCCCGGCTGATGGTGGATCATCACTTAACGTCCCTTCCTGTCGTGGAGGATGGGAAAGTGATCGGCGTCATCTCCCGGATTGATCTCTTGAGCCTTCTTAAAGAACTCGAAAACCCCCTGAAAAGAGAGAATTGA
- the arsA gene encoding arsenical pump-driving ATPase: MMKFLQLPPRFLFFTGKGGVGKTSIACATAIQLAEAGKRVLLVSTDPASNVGQVFGVDIGNRVTPIPAVPRLSALEIDPEAAASAYRERLVGPVRGVLPDDVVKGIEESLSGACTTEIAAFDEFTALLTNAALTADYEHIIFDTAPTGHTIRLLQLPGAWSGFLEAGKGDASCLGPLAGLEKQRTQYKAAVEALADPLQTRLVLVARAQQAALREVARTHEELAAIGLKQQHLVINGILPHVEAATDPLAAAIHEREQTALKNIPATLTALPRDHVELKPFNLVGLEALRQLLTDLPPQAPAAVDSPIELDEPSVAELIDGIAADGHGLIMLMGKGGVGKTTLAAAIAVELAHRGLPVHLTTSDPAAHLTDTLDSSLDNLTVSRIDPHAETERYRQHVLETKGAQLDAEGRALLEEDLRSPCTEEIAVFQAFSRIIREAGKKFVVMDTAPTGHTLLLLDATGAYHREVSRQMGKTGVHFTTPMMQLQDPKQTKVLVVTLAETTPVLEAANLQADLRRAGIEPWAWIINTSVAAASAKSPLLRQRAANELREISAVANQHADRYAVVPLLKEEPIGTERLRALIHPQA, from the coding sequence ATGATGAAATTCCTGCAACTTCCTCCCCGTTTTCTGTTTTTCACGGGCAAGGGTGGCGTCGGCAAGACCTCGATTGCCTGCGCCACGGCCATTCAGTTAGCCGAAGCCGGAAAGCGCGTCCTCCTGGTCAGTACCGACCCGGCATCCAATGTCGGGCAGGTATTTGGTGTCGATATCGGTAATCGCGTCACACCGATTCCGGCGGTTCCACGTCTTTCTGCTCTGGAGATTGATCCCGAGGCAGCGGCCAGTGCCTATCGGGAGCGCCTGGTTGGCCCGGTCCGCGGCGTGCTTCCTGATGACGTGGTGAAGGGCATCGAGGAATCGTTGTCCGGCGCGTGTACCACCGAAATCGCCGCATTTGACGAGTTCACTGCGCTACTGACCAACGCGGCACTCACGGCTGATTACGAGCACATCATCTTTGACACTGCGCCCACCGGCCACACCATCCGCTTGCTGCAACTGCCGGGCGCGTGGAGCGGTTTCCTGGAAGCTGGCAAGGGTGATGCCTCGTGCCTAGGCCCGCTGGCCGGTCTGGAAAAGCAGCGTACTCAGTACAAGGCGGCTGTTGAAGCCTTGGCTGATCCGCTGCAAACCCGCCTGGTGCTGGTCGCTCGCGCCCAGCAGGCGGCCTTGCGCGAGGTCGCCCGAACCCACGAAGAACTGGCAGCCATAGGCCTCAAACAGCAACATCTCGTCATCAACGGCATCCTGCCGCACGTCGAAGCCGCTACCGACCCGCTGGCCGCTGCAATCCACGAACGGGAACAAACAGCGCTGAAGAACATCCCGGCTACGTTGACTGCGCTTCCGCGTGATCACGTAGAACTTAAGCCCTTCAATCTCGTCGGCCTTGAAGCACTGCGGCAGTTGCTGACCGACCTTCCTCCACAAGCACCCGCAGCGGTTGATTCCCCGATCGAACTCGACGAGCCCAGCGTGGCCGAGCTGATCGACGGCATCGCGGCGGATGGACACGGGCTGATCATGTTGATGGGCAAGGGTGGTGTAGGCAAGACAACCCTGGCGGCCGCCATCGCGGTCGAACTGGCGCATCGCGGCTTACCGGTGCATCTGACGACCTCCGATCCTGCTGCCCACTTGACCGACACACTGGATTCCTCGCTCGATAATCTGACCGTGAGCCGAATCGATCCGCATGCCGAGACCGAGCGCTATCGCCAGCACGTCCTGGAAACCAAGGGCGCTCAACTCGATGCCGAAGGTCGCGCGCTGTTGGAAGAGGATTTGCGTTCGCCCTGCACGGAAGAGATTGCTGTCTTCCAGGCGTTCTCCCGCATCATTCGCGAGGCCGGGAAAAAGTTCGTCGTCATGGACACGGCCCCGACCGGGCACACCTTGCTCCTGCTCGACGCGACGGGTGCGTATCACCGCGAAGTGTCACGACAAATGGGCAAGACCGGCGTGCACTTCACGACGCCGATGATGCAATTGCAGGACCCGAAGCAAACGAAGGTACTCGTCGTCACGCTGGCGGAGACGACGCCGGTACTGGAGGCCGCCAACCTGCAAGCTGATTTGCGCCGTGCCGGGATCGAGCCCTGGGCCTGGATCATCAACACCAGCGTGGCGGCAGCTTCGGCCAAGTCGCCGTTACTGCGTCAGCGTGCGGCCAACGAGCTACGCGAAATCAGCGCTGTGGCGAATCAGCACGCGGACCGTTACGCGGTTGTCCCGCTGCTGAAGGAAGAACCGATCGGTACAGAACGACTGCGTGCGCTCATCCATCCTCAAGCATAA
- the arsD gene encoding arsenite efflux transporter metallochaperone ArsD, which yields MKKIEVFDPSLCCSTGVCGVEVDQALVTFAADVDWAKQNGAHIERYNLAQQPQMFADNATVKGFLQRSGQGALPLILVDGEVALAGRYPKRAELALWIGIDQPADAAKPATGGCCSGPRGCC from the coding sequence ATGAAGAAGATCGAAGTGTTTGACCCATCGCTGTGTTGCAGCACCGGCGTCTGCGGCGTGGAGGTTGACCAAGCCTTGGTGACTTTTGCTGCTGATGTTGATTGGGCGAAGCAGAACGGCGCGCACATCGAGCGCTACAACCTGGCGCAGCAGCCACAGATGTTTGCCGACAACGCGACCGTAAAAGGATTTTTGCAGCGCTCCGGTCAGGGTGCGCTACCACTGATCCTGGTCGATGGTGAAGTGGCGCTCGCGGGACGTTATCCGAAGCGGGCTGAATTGGCCCTCTGGATCGGCATTGATCAACCGGCAGACGCCGCCAAGCCGGCGACGGGCGGTTGCTGCTCCGGCCCGCGTGGCTGCTGCTGA
- a CDS encoding arsenate reductase ArsC, with protein sequence MNILFLCTGNSCRSILAEAVFNHLAPTGWKAMSAGSQPTGTVHPRSLALLAREGIDTNGLHSKSWDNLPQVPDVVITVCSNAAGETCPAYLGAVLRAHWGVDDPAHATGTEAEIEAAFTAAYRILRRRIEAFLALPLVELARDRTRLKAELDRIGALSA encoded by the coding sequence ATGAATATCCTGTTTCTTTGTACCGGTAACTCCTGCCGTTCTATTTTGGCGGAAGCGGTCTTTAACCACTTGGCTCCGACAGGCTGGAAAGCCATGAGTGCGGGAAGTCAGCCGACCGGGACCGTCCATCCGCGTTCCCTGGCGCTCTTGGCGCGTGAAGGTATCGACACGAACGGACTGCACAGTAAATCATGGGACAACCTGCCGCAGGTCCCGGATGTGGTCATCACCGTGTGCTCGAATGCTGCTGGGGAAACCTGTCCGGCGTATCTTGGCGCGGTACTGCGTGCGCATTGGGGTGTTGACGATCCCGCTCATGCCACAGGGACCGAAGCGGAAATCGAAGCAGCGTTCACGGCGGCCTACCGTATCTTGCGGCGTCGCATCGAAGCTTTCCTCGCGCTGCCGTTGGTGGAGCTTGCGCGCGACCGGACACGCTTGAAGGCGGAACTGGATCGGATTGGGGCGCTTTCGGCGTAG
- a CDS encoding recombinase family protein: MHGQRIGYVRVSSFDQNPERQLEHVLVDRLFTDKASGKDTQRPELERLLAFVREGDTVVVHSMDRLARNLDDLRRLVQKLTQRGVRIEFVKESLTFTGEDSPMANLMLSVMGAFAEFERALIRERQREGIALAKQRGAYRGRKKALSPERVAELRRRAAAGEQKAQLAREFGISRETLYQYLRTDD; this comes from the coding sequence TTGCACGGTCAACGCATCGGCTACGTTCGCGTCAGCAGCTTTGACCAGAACCCGGAACGCCAGCTTGAGCATGTTTTGGTGGACCGGCTGTTCACCGACAAGGCGTCGGGCAAGGACACCCAGCGCCCCGAGCTGGAACGGCTGCTCGCCTTCGTGCGCGAGGGCGATACGGTGGTGGTGCACAGCATGGACCGCCTGGCGCGCAACCTGGACGACCTGCGCCGCCTGGTGCAGAAGCTCACTCAGCGCGGTGTGCGCATCGAGTTCGTCAAGGAGAGCCTGACCTTCACTGGCGAGGACTCGCCGATGGCGAACCTGATGCTGTCGGTGATGGGCGCGTTCGCCGAGTTCGAGCGGGCCTTGATCCGTGAACGGCAGCGCGAGGGCATCGCGCTCGCCAAGCAGCGCGGTGCGTACCGGGGTCGAAAGAAGGCGCTCTCGCCGGAGCGGGTCGCCGAGCTGCGCCGACGGGCCGCTGCCGGCGAGCAGAAAGCCCAGCTCGCCCGCGAGTTCGGCATCAGCCGCGAAACCCTCTACCAATACCTGAGAACGGACGACTGA
- a CDS encoding Tn3 family transposase translates to MPRRSILTAAERASLLALPDTEDELIRHYTFSEADLSLIRQRRGDANRLGVAVQLCLLRFPGQGLLPDAAVPMSLLQWIGRQLRLDPVCWPQYAEREETRREHLLELRAYLGMEPFGLAHYRQAVHATTELALQTDKGIVLAASVLDALRHRHIIIPTLDVIERVCAEAITRANRRIYDALTEPLSDGHRRRLDDLLKRRDNGQTTWLAWLRQSPAKPNSRHMLEHIKRLKAWQALDLPSGIERLVHQNRLLKIAREGGQMTPADLAKFEAQRRYATLVALAIEGMATVTDEIIDLHDRILGKLFNAAKNKHQQQFQASGKAINAKVRLFGRIGQALIEAKQSGRDPFAAIEAVMSWDAFAESVTEAQRLAQPEDFDFLHRIGESYATLRRYAPEFLDVLKLRAAPAAKDVLEAIDVLRGMNSDNARKVPADAPTDFIKPRWQKLVMTDAGIDRRYYELCALSELKNALRSGDIWVQGSRQFKDFEDYLVPPAKFASLKRASELPLAVATDCDQYLHDRLTLLEMQLATVNRMALANDLPDAIITESGLKITPLDAAVPDTAQALIDQTAMILPHVKITELLLEVDEWTGFTRHFTHLKSGDLAKDKNLLLTTILADAINLGLTKMAESCPGTTYAKLAWLQAWHIRDETYGAALAELVNAQFRHPFAEHWGDGTTSSSDGQNFRTGSKAESTGHINPKYGSSPGRTFYTHISDQYAPFHTKVVNVGVRDSTYVLDGLLYHESDLRIEEHYTDTAGFTDHVFALMHLLGFRFAPRIRDLGDTKLYIPKGDAAYDALKPMIGGTLNIKRVRAHWDEILRLATSIKQGTVTASLMLRKLGSYPRQNGLAVALRELGRIERTLFILDWLQSVELRRRVHAGLNKGEARNALARAVFFNRLGEIRDRSFEQQRYRASGLNLVTAAIVLWNTVYLERAANALRGHGQTVDDGLLQYLSPLGWEHINLTGDYLWRSSAKIGAGKFRPLRPLQPA, encoded by the coding sequence ATGCCCCGACGCTCCATTCTGACCGCCGCCGAGCGGGCAAGCCTGCTAGCGTTACCCGATACCGAAGATGAATTGATCCGGCACTACACGTTCAGCGAGGCCGACCTGTCACTGATTCGCCAGCGACGTGGGGATGCGAACCGACTGGGTGTCGCGGTGCAGTTGTGCTTGCTGCGCTTCCCCGGTCAGGGCCTGCTTCCCGACGCCGCGGTGCCGATGTCCCTGCTGCAATGGATCGGACGGCAACTGCGGCTCGACCCGGTGTGTTGGCCGCAGTATGCTGAGCGGGAGGAAACCCGGCGCGAGCATCTGCTCGAACTGCGGGCGTACCTGGGCATGGAGCCGTTCGGCCTGGCGCACTATCGGCAGGCCGTCCATGCCACGACCGAGCTGGCCTTGCAGACCGACAAGGGCATCGTGCTGGCCGCCAGCGTCCTCGATGCGCTGCGCCACCGGCACATCATCATTCCGACGCTGGATGTCATCGAGCGCGTCTGTGCCGAAGCAATCACCCGCGCCAACCGGCGCATCTACGACGCCTTGACCGAGCCGCTGTCGGACGGGCATCGCCGCCGCCTCGACGATCTGCTCAAGCGCCGGGACAACGGCCAAACGACCTGGCTTGCCTGGCTGCGCCAGTCGCCCGCTAAGCCGAACTCGCGGCACATGCTCGAACACATCAAACGCCTCAAGGCGTGGCAGGCACTCGACCTGCCTTCCGGCATCGAGCGGCTGGTTCACCAGAACCGGCTGCTCAAGATCGCCCGCGAGGGCGGCCAGATGACGCCTGCCGACCTGGCCAAGTTCGAGGCGCAGCGCCGCTACGCGACCCTGGTGGCGCTCGCCATTGAGGGCATGGCCACCGTTACCGACGAAATCATCGACCTGCATGACCGCATCCTGGGCAAGCTGTTCAACGCCGCCAAGAACAAGCATCAGCAGCAGTTCCAGGCATCCGGCAAGGCGATCAACGCCAAGGTGCGGCTGTTCGGCCGCATCGGTCAGGCACTGATCGAGGCCAAGCAATCGGGCCGCGATCCGTTCGCCGCCATCGAGGCCGTCATGTCCTGGGACGCCTTCGCCGAGAGCGTCACCGAGGCGCAGCGGCTCGCGCAGCCTGAGGACTTCGATTTCCTGCACCGCATCGGCGAGAGCTACGCCACGCTGCGCCGCTACGCGCCGGAATTCCTCGACGTGCTCAAGCTGCGGGCCGCGCCCGCCGCCAAGGACGTGCTGGAGGCCATCGACGTGCTGCGCGGCATGAACAGCGACAACGCCCGCAAGGTGCCTGCCGACGCGCCGACAGACTTCATCAAGCCGCGCTGGCAGAAGCTGGTGATGACCGACGCCGGCATCGACCGGCGCTACTACGAACTGTGCGCGCTGTCGGAGCTGAAGAACGCGCTGCGCTCCGGCGACATATGGGTGCAGGGTTCGCGCCAGTTCAAGGACTTCGAGGACTACCTGGTGCCGCCCGCGAAATTCGCCAGCCTAAAGCGGGCCAGCGAATTGCCGCTGGCCGTGGCCACCGACTGCGACCAGTACCTGCACGACCGGCTGACGCTGCTGGAAATGCAGCTCGCCACCGTCAACCGCATGGCACTGGCCAATGACCTGCCAGACGCCATCATCACCGAATCGGGCCTGAAAATCACGCCGCTTGATGCGGCGGTACCCGACACTGCGCAGGCCCTGATTGACCAGACGGCGATGATCCTGCCGCACGTCAAGATCACCGAACTGCTGCTGGAGGTGGACGAATGGACGGGCTTCACCCGGCACTTCACGCATCTGAAGTCGGGCGACCTGGCCAAGGACAAGAACCTGCTGCTGACCACGATCCTGGCAGACGCGATCAACCTGGGCCTGACCAAGATGGCCGAGTCCTGCCCCGGCACGACCTACGCCAAGCTGGCCTGGCTGCAAGCCTGGCACATCCGCGACGAAACCTATGGGGCGGCGCTGGCCGAGCTGGTCAATGCACAGTTCCGCCACCCGTTCGCCGAGCATTGGGGCGACGGCACCACGTCATCGTCGGACGGCCAGAACTTCCGCACCGGCAGCAAGGCCGAGAGCACCGGCCACATCAACCCGAAATACGGCAGCAGCCCAGGGCGGACGTTCTATACCCACATTTCCGACCAGTACGCGCCATTCCACACCAAGGTCGTGAACGTCGGCGTGCGCGACTCGACCTACGTGCTCGACGGCCTGCTGTACCACGAATCCGACCTGCGCATCGAGGAACACTACACCGACACGGCGGGCTTCACCGATCACGTCTTCGCCCTGATGCACCTCTTGGGCTTCCGCTTCGCGCCGCGCATCCGCGACCTGGGCGACACCAAGCTCTACATCCCGAAGGGCGACGCCGCCTATGACGCGCTCAAGCCGATGATCGGCGGCACGCTCAACATCAAGCGCGTCCGCGCCCATTGGGATGAAATCCTGCGGCTGGCCACCTCGATCAAGCAGGGCACGGTGACGGCTTCACTGATGCTGCGCAAACTCGGCAGCTACCCGCGCCAGAACGGCTTGGCCGTCGCCCTGCGCGAGTTGGGGCGCATCGAGCGCACGCTGTTCATCCTGGACTGGCTGCAAAGCGTCGAGCTGCGCCGCCGCGTGCATGCCGGGCTGAACAAGGGCGAGGCGCGCAACGCACTGGCCCGTGCCGTGTTCTTCAACCGCCTGGGGGAAATTCGTGACCGCAGTTTCGAGCAGCAGCGCTACCGCGCTTCCGGCCTCAATCTGGTGACGGCGGCCATCGTCCTTTGGAATACGGTCTATCTGGAACGGGCCGCGAACGCCTTGCGTGGCCACGGCCAGACCGTCGATGACGGTCTGTTGCAGTACCTGTCGCCGCTCGGCTGGGAACACATCAACCTGACTGGCGATTACCTCTGGCGTAGCAGCGCCAAGATCGGCGCAGGCAAGTTCAGGCCGCTACGGCCGCTGCAACCGGCTTAG
- a CDS encoding TatD family hydrolase, producing MLVDSHCHLNFPELRQNLQTLREAMQRERVGHALCISVTLPDFPEVLAVAEAYENFYASVGVHPDYEDEPAFSEDQLVSLAAHPKVVAIGETGLDYFRLTGDLEWQRERFRTHIRAAIRARKPLVIHTRNAAEDTLRIMREEHAEQVGGVMHCFTESLQVALAAMDLGFYISFSGIVTFKNALALKEVARVLPLDRILVETDSPYLAPVPFRGKVNQPAYVRYVAEELAKLRGISYQEVELATTANFFRLFKDARPCA from the coding sequence ATGTTGGTTGATTCTCACTGCCACCTGAACTTTCCCGAGCTGCGCCAAAATCTTCAAACATTGCGTGAGGCTATGCAGCGAGAGCGGGTAGGGCATGCATTATGCATTTCGGTGACGTTGCCAGACTTTCCCGAGGTGCTGGCCGTGGCGGAAGCCTATGAGAATTTCTATGCCTCGGTAGGGGTGCATCCGGATTACGAGGATGAGCCAGCATTCTCAGAGGATCAGTTGGTGAGTTTGGCTGCCCATCCTAAAGTCGTGGCTATCGGCGAAACAGGTCTGGATTATTTCCGACTTACCGGCGACCTCGAGTGGCAGCGCGAGCGCTTTCGTACTCATATCCGGGCGGCCATTCGGGCACGGAAGCCGTTGGTGATTCATACGCGTAATGCAGCTGAGGACACGCTGCGCATCATGCGGGAGGAGCATGCAGAGCAGGTTGGTGGCGTGATGCACTGCTTCACTGAAAGTCTGCAAGTCGCATTGGCGGCAATGGATCTCGGTTTCTACATTTCTTTCTCAGGCATCGTCACATTCAAGAATGCCTTGGCATTGAAGGAAGTGGCCAGGGTATTGCCGCTGGACCGCATCCTGGTTGAAACAGATTCCCCATACCTTGCTCCTGTACCGTTTCGCGGTAAGGTCAACCAACCTGCCTATGTGCGTTATGTCGCTGAGGAGCTTGCCAAGCTGCGTGGCATCAGTTATCAAGAGGTTGAGCTGGCCACAACGGCAAACTTCTTCCGCTTGTTCAAGGATGCGCGTCCATGCGCCTGA
- a CDS encoding PilZ domain-containing protein gives MSEQESAGKQAAHKPSVLSLAIKEKAALYAAYMPFIQGGGLFIPTNKPFNIGDEVFMLLSLLDNPDKFKVAGRVVWISPAAHGNRPQGIGVQLSEKDGGLQVRNQIEGLLGNALKSQRPTHTM, from the coding sequence GTGAGCGAACAAGAAAGCGCAGGCAAGCAGGCAGCGCACAAGCCCAGCGTATTGTCACTTGCCATCAAGGAAAAGGCTGCCTTGTATGCGGCATATATGCCGTTTATCCAAGGCGGCGGATTATTCATTCCTACCAACAAGCCATTTAACATCGGCGACGAGGTTTTTATGTTGCTAAGCCTGCTGGATAACCCCGACAAGTTCAAAGTGGCCGGGAGGGTAGTGTGGATCAGTCCAGCAGCGCATGGTAATCGACCGCAAGGGATTGGAGTGCAGCTGAGTGAAAAGGACGGTGGCTTGCAGGTACGCAACCAGATCGAGGGTTTGTTGGGTAACGCACTAAAATCGCAGCGCCCAACGCATACCATGTAA
- the holB gene encoding DNA polymerase III subunit delta', producing the protein MTLLRYPWHASAWQRLQRSSERRHHALLLKGKQGIGKLAFASTLANAMLCQSPSADGYACGHCISCGWFVQNSHPDYRLLSPEQEDIPETPAASKKPVRKSTQISVTQIRELAGFLELSSHQSHGMRVVVIHPADALNQTSANALLKMLEEPPADVMFILVTSHPQSLLPTIMSRCQQLEMPVPSEQEALAWLEQQGIGEARYWLAYSGGSPLSAAEAAVNNAQVQLVPARLAQGRKLDPFSAAGEFASIGMEAAATAFQKWLYDLVAVTLNTAARYHLRDIAALQSLGKKVDLSALLAFQRQLDEVKRSASHPLNNELQLEHLLLQYSKLFSE; encoded by the coding sequence ATGACGCTGCTGCGCTATCCCTGGCATGCCAGCGCATGGCAACGGTTGCAGCGTTCGAGTGAACGTAGGCATCACGCCTTGCTACTGAAGGGCAAGCAGGGCATTGGCAAGCTGGCGTTCGCCAGTACATTGGCAAACGCCATGTTATGCCAGTCGCCATCCGCCGATGGGTATGCCTGTGGTCACTGTATCAGCTGCGGGTGGTTTGTGCAGAACAGCCACCCTGATTATCGCTTGTTGAGCCCAGAGCAGGAAGATATTCCCGAGACTCCGGCGGCAAGCAAAAAGCCAGTCCGCAAGAGCACGCAAATTTCTGTGACCCAGATACGCGAACTCGCCGGCTTCCTCGAGCTTTCCAGCCACCAGAGCCATGGGATGCGTGTCGTCGTGATCCATCCGGCCGATGCCTTGAACCAGACTTCGGCCAATGCCCTGCTGAAAATGCTGGAAGAGCCCCCGGCAGATGTCATGTTTATCCTCGTGACCAGCCATCCCCAAAGCTTATTGCCTACGATCATGAGTCGTTGCCAGCAGTTGGAAATGCCTGTCCCTTCGGAGCAGGAAGCGCTGGCATGGCTGGAGCAGCAAGGCATTGGCGAAGCCCGGTACTGGCTAGCATACAGCGGGGGCTCGCCTCTCAGCGCCGCGGAGGCCGCTGTCAATAATGCTCAGGTGCAGCTTGTTCCCGCCCGACTTGCCCAGGGCAGAAAACTTGACCCATTCAGCGCAGCGGGTGAGTTTGCCTCGATTGGCATGGAGGCAGCGGCGACGGCATTCCAGAAGTGGCTGTATGATCTTGTGGCCGTTACCCTGAATACGGCAGCACGTTACCATCTGCGGGATATCGCCGCTTTGCAATCATTGGGCAAAAAGGTAGACTTGAGCGCGTTACTGGCGTTTCAGCGCCAGCTTGATGAGGTGAAGCGTTCGGCCAGTCATCCTCTGAACAACGAACTGCAACTTGAGCATTTGCTATTGCAATACAGCAAGCTGTTTTCCGAATAG
- the tmk gene encoding dTMP kinase, producing MRGRFITLEGMDGAGKSSHIESIVSVLEGRGLEVVSTREPGGTPLGEKLRELLLHERMHVETETLLMFAARREHIAEVIEPALARGAWVVSDRFTDASFAYQCGGRGVPCEKVEALEAWVHPDLQPDLTLLFDVPVEISVARLAAARTPDKFERESAEFFRRIRNGYLARAEAQPQRFRLIDGNRPMDTVRKEVLDIMREFKA from the coding sequence ATGCGCGGTAGATTCATCACGCTGGAAGGCATGGATGGCGCAGGCAAGAGCTCTCATATAGAGAGCATTGTGTCGGTGCTGGAAGGGCGGGGATTGGAAGTAGTGTCCACACGCGAGCCTGGAGGTACCCCATTGGGGGAAAAGCTGCGCGAATTGTTACTGCATGAGCGTATGCATGTGGAGACCGAAACGCTGCTGATGTTCGCGGCGAGGCGTGAGCATATTGCCGAAGTGATAGAACCGGCATTGGCGCGCGGTGCCTGGGTGGTGTCCGATCGATTCACCGATGCCTCTTTTGCCTACCAATGCGGCGGGCGCGGGGTGCCGTGTGAAAAGGTAGAGGCACTGGAGGCATGGGTGCATCCGGATCTGCAGCCAGACCTGACCTTGTTATTCGATGTGCCGGTAGAAATCAGCGTTGCGCGCCTGGCAGCAGCCAGAACACCAGACAAGTTCGAGCGAGAAAGTGCAGAGTTTTTTCGTCGTATCCGCAATGGCTATCTTGCAAGGGCTGAGGCTCAGCCGCAGCGCTTCCGGTTGATTGATGGCAATCGCCCGATGGACACAGTCAGAAAAGAAGTGCTTGATATCATGCGGGAGTTCAAAGCATGA